CCGTCGAGCGCCACAACCATGTCGTACGACGGTTCGCCGTGCTCCGGGCCGAAGTGGTCGAGCGTGCCGCAGAAGACGCGGACGCCGAGCGCCTTCGCGATCTCCTCGGCGTCGGGCGCCGAGCGGACCAGCACGTCGACCGAGGCCGCCGTCTTGGCGACCTGCTCGAGCAGCTCGACCGAGTGCGGACCCGCGACGAGCACGGAGTCGGTCGGGCGGACGACGGCCGCCAGCAGCTCCGCCGGCACCGGCCCGCCGACCGCCGGGCGGCCGTCCGAGGGGTGCAGGTCGGACCAGTTCAGCAGCTCCCCGGCGATCATCACCGAGCGTGCCGGACTGGTCTCTTCCGAGGACTGGTCAGGTGTCACAGTGGTCAATTCTCTGACTCTCCACCAAAAACGTGATCAGGAAACCAGCTTGGTCAGCGTCTCGATCACCCGATCGACGTCCGCGTCGGTCAGGTCGGGGAACATCGGCAGCGAGATCTCCTCGCGGTAGAACTGCTCCGCGTTCGGGAGCATGCCGCGCCGGTAACCGGCCGCGGTGAACACCGGCTGCCAGTGGACGGGGATGTAGTTCACCTGGACGAGAATGCCGGCCGCGCGCAGGCCGTCGAAGATCTCCCGGCGGCGGCCGTCGAGGATCCGGACCGGGTACAGGTGCCAGGCCGGGTCGACGTGGTCGCGCTGGGCCGGCGTCCGGATGCCGTCGACGCCCGCGAGGGCCTCGTTGTAGCGAGCGGTGATCTCCGTGCGGCGCTTCTTGAACTCGTCAAGCCGCTTCAGCTGGGACAGGCCGAGCGCGCAGGAGATGTCGGTCAGCCGGTAGTTCAGGCCGTGCTCGTGCACCTCGTAGTACCACGAGCCCTCGTCGGTGTGCTCGAACCGGTCGGTGTCGCGGACCACGCCGATGTGGTGGAACTCGTGCACCCGCTGGGCCACCGCCGGGTCCTTGGCGACGACCGCGCCGCCCTCACCGGTGGTCAGGTTCTTGGTCGGGAAGAACGACAGCGTGGTGACGTCGGCCAGGTCGCCGACCGGGCGGCCCTTGTAGGTGCCGCCGACCGAGTGCGCGGCGTCGGCGAGCGTCTTCGCGCCGACGCGGTCGGCGATCGGCTGCAGCGCGTCGTAGTCGGCCGCGTGGCCGGCGTAGTCGACGGCCGCGATCACCTTGGTCCGGTCGGTCACGACCGCCTCGACGGCGGCCGGGTCGAGCAGCGCGGTGTCCTCCTCGACGTCGGCGAACACCACCTTCGCGCCCAGGATCGCCGCGCAGGACGCGGTCGCCACGAACGTCATCGGGGTGGTGACGACCTCGTCACCGGGCCCGACGCCCAGTCCGGCGTACGCCATGTGCAGGGCCGCCGTACCGGAGGTGCAGCTGACGGCGCGGTGGCCGCCGGCCAGCTCGCCGATCGCGTTCTCGAACGCGGTGACGGCCGGGCCGGTGGTCAGCCAGTCACCGCGCAGGATCGCGGTGACCGCCTCGATGTCGGAGTCGCTGATCGACTGGCGTCCGTAGGGCAGCATCGGCTCAGACGTCGCTCTCGAGGATCTTGGTGATCTCCTCGATCGTGTACCACTCCTCGTTGTTGTCCGAGGTGTAGTGGAACCCGTCCGCCACTGGTACGCCGTCGGCCGGGGCCTGGTAGCCCCAGGTGGCCAGGTCCGGCTGCAGAACGTAGCGGTCGCCGATCGCCAGGGCGCGGCGGCCTTCCTCCGGGCTGATCATCTCCTCGTGCAGCTTCTCGCCCGGGCGCAGGCCCATGTCGTGCATCTTGGCGCCCGGCGCGATCGCCTGCGCCAGGTCGGTGATCTTCATCGACGGGATCCGCGGCACGTACAGCTCGCCGCCCTGCATCTGCTCGAACGAGTCGACCACGAACTGGACGGCCTCGGGCAGGGTGATCAGGAAGCGGGTGCAGCGCAGGTCGGTGATCGGCAGCGACTGGCCGGCCTCGTGCAGGGCCCGGAACTTCGGGATGATCGAGCCGCGGGAGCCCATCACGTTGCCGTAGCGGACCACGCAGAAGCGGGTCTCGTAGGCGGCGGCGTAGTGGTTGCCGGTGATGAACAGCTTGTCGGCGGTCAGCTTGGTCGCGCCGTACAGGTTGATCGGGCTGGAGGCCTTGTCGGTGGACAGCGCGACGACCTTCTTCACGCCGGAGTCGATGCAGGCCTCGATCACGTTCTGCGAGCCGACCACGTTGGTCTGGACGAACTCCCACGGGTTGTACTCCGCGGTGTCGACCTGCTTCAGGGCGGCCGCGTGCACGACGTAGTCGACCTTGTGCATGGCCCGGTTCAGCCGCTGCCGGTCGCGGATGTCGCC
The Kribbella italica DNA segment above includes these coding regions:
- the pseC gene encoding UDP-4-amino-4,6-dideoxy-N-acetyl-beta-L-altrosamine transaminase, yielding MLPYGRQSISDSDIEAVTAILRGDWLTTGPAVTAFENAIGELAGGHRAVSCTSGTAALHMAYAGLGVGPGDEVVTTPMTFVATASCAAILGAKVVFADVEEDTALLDPAAVEAVVTDRTKVIAAVDYAGHAADYDALQPIADRVGAKTLADAAHSVGGTYKGRPVGDLADVTTLSFFPTKNLTTGEGGAVVAKDPAVAQRVHEFHHIGVVRDTDRFEHTDEGSWYYEVHEHGLNYRLTDISCALGLSQLKRLDEFKKRRTEITARYNEALAGVDGIRTPAQRDHVDPAWHLYPVRILDGRRREIFDGLRAAGILVQVNYIPVHWQPVFTAAGYRRGMLPNAEQFYREEISLPMFPDLTDADVDRVIETLTKLVS
- the pseB gene encoding UDP-N-acetylglucosamine 4,6-dehydratase (inverting) produces the protein MSILTGSDILVTGGTGSFGKAFIRYALDNLDPRRIIIFSRDELKQWEVRQLFGDDPRLRFFIGDIRDRQRLNRAMHKVDYVVHAAALKQVDTAEYNPWEFVQTNVVGSQNVIEACIDSGVKKVVALSTDKASSPINLYGATKLTADKLFITGNHYAAAYETRFCVVRYGNVMGSRGSIIPKFRALHEAGQSLPITDLRCTRFLITLPEAVQFVVDSFEQMQGGELYVPRIPSMKITDLAQAIAPGAKMHDMGLRPGEKLHEEMISPEEGRRALAIGDRYVLQPDLATWGYQAPADGVPVADGFHYTSDNNEEWYTIEEITKILESDV